In the genome of Paracoccus tegillarcae, one region contains:
- a CDS encoding NCS1 family transporter, which produces MSVADQVRDAEHERSALVEESILPTLLGQRPIGMLGYAWIWVGIAVIIATYSLGAAGVEGGVPLLTVVLTILLANLCIGAVMLMTADIGTEHGLTFAVYLRAPFGIHGTHLPAISRGLVAAMWFGIQTYLGALALNGIGQYFFGFDNWAIWYGVFALVQVANTASGIKSVERLASLAAPAIIAISVWMYFTIEGVANTQGINIWTFEATGEMSLLVLFVANLGFWSTMAIDVPNLTRFVKTKAHARGFMARNRNIFVGQILALPITQAFIAGLGAVSFIATGNWNPVEVIQGEGQGLSLVLLLALVVLAQWSTNNSANLIPSALTFINLAPRLINYKMAVVIAGIVGTLCFPWQILNNLFVFLGYYGAFLSAIGGIMVADYYLLRKRRLNVPDLYKLDGQFRYAGGFNPAGMIAWVVAGGIAAWYSQYAFVLGFPLGLVIYLILMKGMVLGAHPQREIESGFSNEFLATSEGKSWVYMGKGQFQRMTEAEAQGSAVTREDL; this is translated from the coding sequence ATGAGTGTCGCAGATCAAGTACGGGATGCCGAACACGAGCGCAGCGCGCTTGTCGAGGAATCCATTCTGCCCACCCTGCTGGGCCAACGACCCATCGGGATGCTGGGCTATGCCTGGATCTGGGTGGGTATTGCAGTAATAATCGCGACCTATTCGCTGGGCGCGGCTGGGGTAGAAGGCGGCGTGCCTCTGCTGACCGTGGTCCTGACAATATTGCTGGCCAATCTGTGCATTGGTGCCGTCATGCTGATGACCGCTGATATCGGTACCGAGCACGGCCTGACGTTTGCCGTCTACCTGCGCGCGCCCTTTGGGATCCACGGCACCCATCTGCCGGCGATTTCACGCGGGTTGGTGGCCGCCATGTGGTTTGGCATCCAGACCTATCTGGGCGCGCTGGCGTTAAACGGCATCGGCCAGTATTTTTTTGGCTTTGACAACTGGGCCATCTGGTATGGCGTCTTTGCCCTTGTGCAAGTGGCCAATACCGCATCCGGCATCAAGTCTGTGGAACGCCTGGCTTCGCTTGCCGCGCCGGCGATCATTGCGATCTCGGTTTGGATGTATTTCACCATTGAGGGCGTGGCCAATACACAAGGCATCAACATCTGGACCTTCGAGGCCACCGGAGAGATGTCGCTTCTGGTGCTGTTCGTCGCAAATCTGGGCTTCTGGTCCACTATGGCGATCGACGTCCCCAATCTGACCCGCTTTGTAAAAACCAAGGCCCACGCCCGAGGCTTTATGGCGCGCAATCGCAACATCTTTGTCGGTCAGATTCTGGCTCTGCCGATCACTCAGGCCTTTATCGCGGGGCTGGGTGCGGTTTCGTTTATCGCTACCGGCAACTGGAACCCGGTCGAGGTCATTCAGGGCGAAGGGCAGGGCCTGTCGCTGGTGCTGCTGCTGGCCCTGGTGGTGCTGGCGCAATGGTCGACCAACAACTCGGCCAACCTGATCCCCTCGGCGCTGACCTTCATCAACCTCGCGCCGCGTCTGATCAACTACAAGATGGCGGTGGTGATCGCAGGGATCGTCGGCACGCTTTGCTTTCCATGGCAGATCCTGAACAACCTTTTCGTTTTCCTGGGCTATTACGGCGCCTTCCTGTCGGCCATCGGCGGCATCATGGTGGCGGATTACTACCTGTTGCGCAAACGGCGGCTCAACGTGCCAGACCTCTATAAACTTGACGGGCAGTTTCGCTATGCGGGCGGTTTCAACCCGGCCGGAATGATCGCCTGGGTGGTCGCGGGCGGTATTGCGGCATGGTATTCGCAATATGCTTTTGTCCTCGGTTTTCCGCTGGGATTGGTGATCTACCTGATCCTCATGAAGGGCATGGTGCTGGGCGCCCATCCGCAACGGGAAATCGAAAGCGGCTTTTCGAACGAATTCCTGGCGACGTCCGAGGGCAAAAGCTGGGTCTATATGGGAAAGGGACAATTCCAGCGCATGACCGAGGCCGAGGCGCAGGGCAGCGCCGTGACGCGTGAAGACCTCTGA
- a CDS encoding LysR substrate-binding domain-containing protein — MALPPLNAIRAFEAVARVGSFKAAADALFVTQSAVSHQIRNFETWLGGPLFSREGNRTVLLPHGLELANTLSRALSEIDAACHHARVGTGSQPLVIAAIPSVAMCWLIPRLSQFRAAYPEIETRIVYAIHGYDIDFSDVHVAFTFLPDAPTGAMIDARFFLSGDRVPVCSPAVLAQHDRQGMADDFNQLGLLHDGDETDWLRWFAHAGHDVSGPLSGTTFEDFNLLRAAALSGQGVALCPRAMIEADLATGALVSLSDKPMIDEFDYYLITSKRAPLAVQAQIRQFSDWAMSQSQAATQ; from the coding sequence ATGGCCTTACCTCCCCTCAACGCGATCCGGGCATTCGAAGCGGTTGCGCGGGTTGGCTCTTTTAAGGCTGCGGCCGATGCGCTGTTCGTGACGCAGTCTGCGGTCAGCCACCAGATTCGCAACTTCGAGACCTGGCTGGGCGGTCCGCTTTTCAGCCGCGAGGGAAACCGGACGGTCCTCTTGCCGCATGGGCTGGAACTGGCCAATACCCTCTCGCGGGCCCTGAGCGAAATTGATGCTGCCTGCCACCACGCGCGCGTCGGCACCGGCAGCCAGCCACTGGTGATCGCCGCCATTCCATCGGTCGCGATGTGCTGGCTGATCCCGCGCCTGTCACAATTTCGCGCCGCATATCCCGAGATCGAGACGCGCATCGTCTATGCTATACATGGCTATGACATCGATTTTTCTGATGTTCATGTCGCCTTCACCTTTCTGCCTGACGCGCCCACCGGAGCGATGATCGACGCGCGGTTTTTCCTCAGCGGCGACAGAGTGCCCGTCTGCAGCCCGGCCGTACTCGCGCAACATGATCGACAAGGCATGGCGGACGATTTCAATCAGTTGGGGCTGCTCCATGATGGCGACGAGACCGACTGGCTGCGCTGGTTCGCACATGCGGGTCACGACGTTTCCGGTCCTTTGTCAGGCACGACCTTCGAAGATTTCAACCTTCTGCGCGCAGCGGCGCTGTCTGGACAGGGCGTGGCGCTGTGCCCGCGCGCGATGATCGAGGCTGATCTCGCGACCGGTGCATTGGTCAGCCTGTCAGATAAGCCAATGATAGACGAGTTTGACTACTACCTGATCACATCGAAACGCGCACCACTGGCTGTGCAGGCGCAAATCCGGCAGTTTTCGGATTGGGCCATGTCGCAATCGCAAGCCGCGACCCAATAG
- a CDS encoding aminopeptidase P family protein, with the protein MERERLQNYVGNGDKAKATFSDAEMQRRLDGIRTYMSKAGIDAALFTSYHCVNYYSDFIYCQFGRRYGFLVDHDIATSISAGIDGGQPWRRSFGGKNVTYTDWQKDNYFHAIRTLLPGGAKCIGIEFDHITIDTLALLKAEFPQIEFVDIAAASMRLRMIKSAEEIAHIEKMTRIADIGGAACVAATAVGVPEHEVALHSTATMIREIAKVWPDGELLDTWTWFQSGLNTDGAHNPVTSRKIESGDILSLNCFPMVAGYYVALERTLFAEHASDAHIAMWELNCKVHDRGKELLVPGNKCSDIAKELNDIYAEADLLQYRSFGYGHSFGVLGHYYGREAGLELREDCDTVLEEGMVVSMEPMITIPENMPGAGGYREHDILVIEEAGSRNITGFPYGPEHLIVQGASKAA; encoded by the coding sequence ATGGAAAGAGAGCGCTTGCAGAATTACGTCGGCAATGGCGACAAGGCCAAGGCGACCTTTTCCGACGCGGAAATGCAACGTCGGCTGGATGGCATCCGCACCTACATGAGCAAGGCTGGCATCGATGCGGCGCTGTTCACCAGCTACCATTGCGTCAACTATTATTCCGACTTCATCTATTGCCAGTTTGGCCGTCGCTACGGCTTTCTGGTCGATCATGACATCGCGACATCGATCAGCGCCGGCATCGACGGTGGCCAACCCTGGCGCCGCAGCTTTGGCGGCAAGAACGTCACCTATACCGACTGGCAGAAAGACAATTATTTTCATGCCATCCGCACTCTGCTTCCCGGCGGCGCCAAGTGCATCGGGATTGAGTTCGACCACATCACCATCGACACGCTGGCGCTGCTGAAGGCCGAGTTCCCGCAGATCGAATTCGTTGATATTGCTGCGGCGTCGATGCGCCTGCGCATGATCAAATCTGCCGAAGAGATCGCCCATATCGAGAAGATGACCCGGATCGCCGATATCGGTGGTGCGGCCTGTGTCGCGGCAACCGCAGTGGGCGTGCCCGAACATGAAGTGGCGCTGCACTCGACCGCGACGATGATCCGCGAGATCGCGAAGGTCTGGCCAGATGGAGAGCTGCTGGATACCTGGACCTGGTTCCAGTCGGGGCTGAACACCGATGGTGCGCATAACCCTGTCACCAGCCGCAAGATCGAATCCGGTGATATCCTGTCGCTGAACTGTTTCCCGATGGTCGCAGGCTATTACGTGGCACTGGAACGGACACTGTTTGCCGAACATGCAAGCGACGCGCATATCGCCATGTGGGAGTTGAACTGCAAGGTGCATGACCGCGGCAAGGAATTGCTGGTGCCGGGTAACAAGTGCTCCGATATCGCCAAGGAATTGAATGATATCTACGCAGAGGCCGATCTGCTGCAATATCGCAGCTTTGGCTATGGCCACTCATTCGGCGTGCTCGGCCATTACTACGGTCGCGAGGCCGGTCTGGAACTGCGCGAAGATTGCGACACCGTGCTGGAGGAGGGCATGGTCGTGTCGATGGAGCCGATGATCACCATCCCGGAAAACATGCCGGGCGCCGGTGGCTACCGCGAGCACGATATTCTGGTGATCGAAGAGGCCGGCAGCCGCAATATCACCGGCTTTCCCTATGGCCCCGAGCATTTGATCGTACAGGGCGCCAGCAAGGCCGCCTGA
- a CDS encoding sodium:solute symporter family protein: MDTIPYINWLIMAASFVVLIWLGWKSSKTVHANNDDESGFLVAGRSLGPFVGAATIVATGYSGWGFMGSPGVAYQYGAIELLGNFMFAPAMVIAVLFFARFLARRAETLGSNTIPEYAAQLHGTGGMARLVHGVAALVTIVLLLVFLTSQIKAVGILAAGWLDLPQAWGATLMIAIIILYTMLGGLTAVAWTDTLMLMGMLIAAVIICVQVFSDIPLGQMIADLKAIDPALVNPATSDPYGPGRGSVFLVLPYALMFSAVLPYMAVRFLAFRPDVKFSVVAMWTAPFACILSLIPIVGLYMRIKMPELAEADQAMPVYLETFLHPVLGGFITLCILFAMQSTANSLLHTVSSAASHDLRLALFPTHENPRTVLLINRVAVAAFGLFGLGMMLYTPPFFLSWLGILGTGTLLAALVGPVFVSAFWRGNAYGALAAMVGGFCTSGYLLIWTDAGWVVGPLVGCAISTALYVGVSLATVGLAARHANA, encoded by the coding sequence GTGGACACCATTCCATATATCAACTGGCTGATCATGGCGGCGTCTTTTGTCGTGCTGATCTGGCTTGGCTGGAAGTCCAGCAAGACCGTTCACGCCAATAATGACGATGAATCCGGCTTTCTTGTCGCGGGCCGGTCACTCGGCCCCTTCGTGGGTGCCGCAACGATTGTGGCCACCGGTTATTCCGGCTGGGGGTTCATGGGCTCGCCGGGCGTGGCCTATCAATACGGGGCCATCGAATTGCTGGGCAACTTCATGTTTGCGCCGGCAATGGTCATCGCCGTGCTGTTCTTCGCCCGTTTCCTTGCGCGCCGCGCGGAAACGCTGGGCAGCAATACGATCCCTGAATATGCAGCGCAGCTTCATGGGACCGGCGGCATGGCCCGACTGGTGCACGGGGTGGCCGCACTTGTCACCATCGTCCTGTTGCTGGTGTTCCTGACCAGCCAGATCAAGGCGGTGGGTATTCTGGCCGCCGGCTGGCTTGATCTGCCGCAAGCCTGGGGCGCGACGCTGATGATTGCGATCATCATCCTTTACACGATGCTTGGAGGTCTGACGGCCGTGGCCTGGACGGACACGCTGATGCTGATGGGCATGTTGATTGCCGCCGTCATCATCTGCGTTCAGGTGTTCAGCGATATCCCGCTGGGCCAGATGATCGCCGATCTCAAGGCCATCGACCCGGCATTGGTCAACCCCGCAACCTCGGATCCCTATGGACCCGGTCGCGGATCGGTCTTTCTGGTGCTGCCCTACGCGCTGATGTTCTCGGCTGTGCTGCCTTACATGGCGGTGCGCTTTCTCGCCTTCCGGCCGGACGTCAAATTCTCGGTCGTGGCGATGTGGACAGCGCCCTTCGCCTGCATCCTGTCGCTGATCCCGATTGTCGGGCTCTATATGCGGATCAAGATGCCCGAACTGGCCGAGGCGGATCAGGCAATGCCGGTTTATCTGGAGACCTTCCTGCATCCGGTTCTGGGCGGGTTCATTACGCTCTGCATCCTGTTCGCCATGCAATCGACCGCCAACTCGCTGTTGCACACGGTGTCGTCGGCCGCATCGCATGACCTGCGTCTGGCTCTGTTCCCGACCCACGAGAACCCGCGCACGGTGCTGCTGATCAACCGGGTTGCGGTGGCCGCCTTTGGTCTCTTTGGTCTGGGCATGATGCTGTATACGCCGCCGTTCTTCCTGTCCTGGCTGGGTATTCTTGGCACCGGGACGCTGCTGGCCGCGCTTGTCGGTCCGGTCTTTGTCTCGGCCTTCTGGCGTGGCAATGCCTATGGCGCGCTTGCGGCGATGGTCGGGGGATTTTGCACCTCGGGCTATCTGCTGATCTGGACCGATGCGGGCTGGGTCGTCGGGCCGCTGGTCGGCTGCGCCATCTCGACGGCGCTTTATGTCGGCGTGAGCCTTGCGACAGTGGGATTGGCCGCGCGTCACGCCAACGCCTGA
- a CDS encoding GlxA family transcriptional regulator — MPTASAVSTSQRLKVGIVLTRRFTICAFANFVDVLRLAADEGDRSRPILCSWRVLSHDMNPVASSCGLSVQPDERLGDPARFDYIVVVGGLMEELERVPPEATEFLRRAARANVPLVGVCTGAFVLHRAGLMNGYRCCVSWFHHNDFLESFDGITPVSDQIFVVDRDRLTCSGGTSSAHLAAFLVDRHVGRAAARKSLAIMMIDEAQAAERPQPGLPIELATRDALVRRALLAMQQTIDTPLTVAALAARLKVSRRKLERHFAEHLGTSPSEAGKLLRLNHAEWLLSRSERTITQIAQDTGFTDASHFIRIFRARHDQTPQVWRVAQVAVK, encoded by the coding sequence ATGCCCACAGCATCCGCAGTTTCCACCTCTCAGCGCCTGAAAGTCGGTATCGTCCTGACCCGGCGCTTTACGATCTGCGCCTTTGCGAATTTCGTCGATGTGCTGCGACTGGCCGCCGACGAGGGCGACCGATCGCGACCGATCCTGTGCAGCTGGCGGGTGTTGTCACATGACATGAACCCGGTCGCATCAAGCTGTGGGCTGTCTGTGCAGCCGGATGAAAGGCTGGGCGATCCGGCGCGGTTTGACTACATCGTCGTGGTCGGCGGGCTGATGGAAGAGCTTGAGCGCGTCCCGCCCGAGGCGACCGAATTTTTGCGCCGGGCTGCGCGGGCAAACGTGCCGCTGGTGGGCGTCTGCACCGGGGCCTTCGTGCTGCACCGCGCCGGGCTGATGAACGGCTATCGCTGCTGTGTCAGTTGGTTTCACCACAACGACTTTCTTGAAAGTTTCGATGGAATAACCCCCGTCTCGGACCAGATCTTCGTGGTCGACCGTGACCGGCTGACCTGTTCCGGCGGCACCAGTTCGGCGCATCTGGCGGCGTTTCTGGTGGATCGGCATGTGGGCCGGGCAGCGGCCCGCAAAAGCCTTGCCATCATGATGATCGACGAGGCGCAGGCCGCCGAGCGCCCACAGCCGGGATTACCGATCGAACTTGCCACGCGCGACGCGCTGGTGCGCCGGGCACTGCTGGCAATGCAACAGACCATCGACACACCGCTGACGGTTGCAGCGCTTGCCGCGCGACTGAAGGTCAGCCGCCGCAAGCTGGAACGTCATTTTGCCGAACATCTGGGCACCAGCCCGTCCGAGGCCGGCAAGCTGTTGCGCCTGAATCATGCGGAATGGCTGCTGTCGCGGTCCGAGCGAACGATCACACAGATCGCGCAAGACACCGGCTTCACAGATGCGTCGCATTTCATCAGGATCTTCCGCGCGCGCCACGATCAGACACCTCAGGTCTGGCGCGTCGCGCAGGTGGCAGTGAAATAA